The following DNA comes from Bombus pascuorum chromosome 3, iyBomPasc1.1, whole genome shotgun sequence.
GCGACGCGTCATCTTTGACGACAACGACGTCCTCGACTCGACGACCATCCACCTTAACGGGAAAACGCATCGTTGGGACGACGAATCGAGGGATCGTGAAATGCATTTCTCGAGTCGCGCAATTTTCTCTCCCGGTTTCATCCACGGTATCGGCTGGGAAAAAAGAGTGATAAGAGGAATTCGTCGTTCGCAGCCGCTTTTTAAATAACGAATACTCGACTTATCGTTACTTTAATCGGTACTTTATAGCGAAGAATTATCTTAGAACATCCTTATCAACTAATTATCCCTATTTATTCCTGGATACTTACAAAAATCAACGAACGTTCATTTTCAAATCGccaagataataaaattgttgaattaAAGACATTTCTAATAGTAGATGTTCAAGTATGAAGGACAATTATTAAATCGTTCTAAACGCGATTGatcaaaattgattaaaattagctgtttagaaataaatctttGCTCTCAATTAGCAATTACAAGACACCTTTCTATAATCGTGAAAGTATCACTTTTTGATAGCAAATTTGCAAgagtaaaatacataatttatggAGGAAAATTGTCTTTACAGGAAACTCTGTTTTCATCTTAAAGCTTCAGGATTTAAGGATTCTTtgacaatgaaaaaaaaaaaaaaaaaaaaaagaaagaaaatagggAAAAAGCTAGGAAATTACAACAGGTATTTCTTGATTGAGAAATTATTCGATGACCATAAATGAAGTGAACTTGAAAAACAACTTTTTTGGAAAAGTACGCGCCGCATAATGTCTCTCTTGTTCATCGATTTTCGTGCCACCAGGAACAACGGTCTACCAATACGTTACCAATCAACGGATTTCAGGCTTACTACTAGTCAATTGTACAGTCGTCGCCTCGGCAACTATCTGCCGATCGACTTCATTCGCTACAGTTCTCGTGCCATTGTCCTGAACGCTTCGATTCAACAAAATCATCTTATCCACCTATTAAAcgctcttctttctctctaacCTTCGAACTTTCACGAATCAGTCTTTCACTCACCGTTTCGTCGAACGAGAACACAAAACAAGATTCATACCTTTGATTCTCCACTCGATTGTACAGTTTCTCTTTACATCAAGTACAGTTTAAAGTTCTACAACGATCTTTAAGAAGTCCAACTTCTTTAATCTTTTTGACTTTTCcttctatcgtttcttttGCCTAAGAAAGACGAACGTTTCACGTTTTCTTCGTCCGCTAAATGTGCAGCAAAAGTGTGAAAAGCTATGCTTTTAACTTTTCCTTTATCTACCAAGGGCTAAGGTCGAACGTTCGTATCAGTTTATCTTTGAATAGTCTGTTTTCTTCGACCTttgtttttaatctttttttcatCCATCCAgaactaaaaagaaaattgaaattatatattgaaatttattttccaatagtCTATTTTCTTCAACTTTCGTCCAATCTTTTTTGCATAGCCACTGAGTAACCAGCGAagagtattttattattatcgatcACACTCATTATTGAACACTGTCTAACTTCCGATTTCAATCTGTTCTTCATCCACCTAGGAACTGAAGTAAATTGAAACTATATCACCAAGTTTTAACTCCCGACGATCTATTCCCTTCAATTTCTCCTTTCAATTTATTCCTCCTTCGTTGAAAGTTAAGGTCTAAAGTTGAACAACCAAATCCATCGTTTCACATGGAACGCATTATCGAAGAACCAAATCAGTAGTTTCCTTAATCTCTACTTTCAACATTCTGCTATTTATCAAACACACGGTCAAACTTACCGATTCCGTCATTATACGGTGCAactctttcaatttcttctttctatcttttctccGTTCGTCGAGGGTGCAATTAAAAGTTCACCGTTAAACAATCCCAATCCCATCAATTCCTTCTCCTAGCTTCTTTTCAATCGTCGAAGGTGTACAATCGAGAGTTCTACATCCATCTTTAAATAGAATTCTACGCCTTTTTCAGAATCTAGCTCCTCCGCTTTCATCCAAACAAACACCAAAAAGCGTCAAGTCGAAGTTTCCTATTCATCTTGGCGTCTTAACATTGATGAGTGTAATAAAGAATCGCGATATAAGCGATTTATACGACGCGTCCATTCTTCGTCGAAACGACGTCGATTCGTCAGCCGTTGGAACGAACGTTGGTCACGAGCAACGACCTCTCGTAATCCCACGATTAGAGACAGCTTGGCCAACGTAAATTTTCAGAATATCTTTCTGCTCCTTCCCGCTAGCCGAATACATCAGGCAGAAATTGAAGAACGGCTAGACCTTGCAGAGAAGTATACTAAACGCAGACAGGATGCTATAGTTCTTCCGAAAAGGAGACCCTTGATCATTCCTGTCGATACAGTCGAAGAAACTTGAATCGAGCCAGCTGGAATTTCAGgcaattttcttccttctttctctccctaAGATTGGTTTAGATTGCTCtcgctttttatatttatttacttatttatttatttatttattttttttttttggttgatcgatcgatcttgctttttctttatttttatttttatctattttaggCGATTCATTCGGTGAGTGGTTCTCTTCTGGCAGTTTCGGTAaaggtaaatattatttcgatagAAATCGCTGGACCGTTTACTCGGGTTTAATTCCTCAGCGATTTTAGttcccttaaatatttaaatatttgttgcgGAAAGTCTTTCTCCTTTCGTAATTAAACGCACGCTTTTCTCGGCTTGATAAACTCTAAGTTTAGCCAAGTTCTTAATAAGATTAACGTACATATATCTTTGTCCCTCTTCCGCTTTCTTCTTGCTTCGATGGATGCATTCCCTTCcatcttcaattttcttcttctcaaTTTCATATCCGACAATCGCTGCAAATAAGAAGCCTTCTACTCCTTCAACTTAATTATTCACTCAACTGAACAGTTCGAAGCATCTCTTCTTCCATGCGTATCGCAACAACGATTTGCAAATAGTCTTCAATCGTGATACCTTCCACGAGCTTCTTATTCTTCTCTTCATCTAATTGTTTACCCACTTGCACggtttacaaaatttgttcTTCCACGCGTATCGCAGCAACAGTCTGCGAGTAGCTGCTCCAATCGATTTACGCCCACGTTGTACATCCACCACTTGCCCTTTAACAGTGTACGATGCTTTTCTCTTCCGTTTCATTTATATCCAACGTCTTACTTTTCCTTCCATCTAATTGTTCACCCATTTGCGCAGTTCgaacaacaatttttcttccgcGCGTATCGCAATACCAATCTACAAATTCTCACGTCACCGTAATACGTTCGCCaacatattttttcaacgATGCTTTTCAGTTCCATTTACAattccatattattttatgcttccaaattcaagaaatttttaatttcgaaagtTCTTCGTCTTTAACGTTATCTTCCAATTctgttcatttttcttcttttttttttcttttttcttttctcataaTTTCACGCGATCCCAACTTCCACGACGATCGTTTCTTTCCCTGGGTCCGAGCAACGTCGTAAAAATTTTCCCATTGCCAGCGAGTTGCGCGATTTCCTACTCGAAAACGCTCTCGGCGGCCTCCCTGATCTTGACGATGAGGAAGGACCGTCTGCAGAGCTTGACGAGCAGCTCGATCCTCTGTCAGGAGGGCTTCCTGAGCTGTGGCAACGCGATCACGTAGATGTTTCCCAAAATAGCGCCGACCACGAGCAGCATCACGCTGATCGCGCTTAGAAGTCGCACGAACCTCACGAATCTTCGTCCTCTAGCGTCTTTCTTGCTTTGATTCGGGAACACTGCCAGGCCTAGGAGTGGCCCTGCCAGGGCGCCAGCCACGTGAGCTGCCCAACCGACTCTACCGCAACCGAGCAGTGCTGGAATTGGAAGTGACGCCACGTCTGCGCTTGCTAAGAGTAACACGGCACCTAGACGCCAGCCGGCGTAGCGGAGTTCTCCGTGACACTGGAAATTAAAGGCAGAGAAAAGTCATGAGTCAAGGTTTGACGAGTGGCTGGTAGATAAAAGTTCTGTGTTTGATCACGTTAAGGGAAATTGAATGGAAGCAGAAGTATTAATTCGAGAGGATGTCGCAAGGTTTCGTTTTTAAGGAAATCTTGATGGCATTAAAACTGAAAACGCAGCAGTAGACGCGGCGCAACGAAGTTGCAGAAAGTTGGATCATGGTGTATTTACAATAAGATTACGAACTTCTGGGCAACTAAGGTGATTGTAAACGACATGGAACATCTTTTAATTATCTGGGAAGTATGTCGGTGAcgttacaaataataaaagacGAACAAAACTAGATGGCTGTGTTAGAGTTCGTTGTAGAGGATCGTAGTAGAATGTGGCAAGTTCGggcaaattaaaattgtacgaaGCAAGTTGAACGATCGTTACCTAGTCGTCTAGAAGCAGAGTTTTCTTCTATGTGTGTAAGTGTAGATTTAAAACGTTCGATTTGAAACGTTACTTCACGGTATAATAAGGATGCAAAGGaagatagaagaaataaatttttgcataggtaaattttattttatatgcataCGTATGTCAATAATAgcagaataatataatttgtaactaACCAGGTAAAGATGCGCCAGGTGACTGGTAAGTAAAGCATAGACACCCGCAGAAGCGCCGACCAAGAAGAGGCTCGGTTGAAGAAGAGATGCTCCAAGGGCTCCGCAAACACCACCTCCTAAGTAGATCGTTGCCACCCCTATTCGACCCTGTTCCACCTACGACCACCGACATcgtctttcgttcgttcgacaTATTTTCTATGCccttagaaaatattctttctaatACGAAATTCTCTCTTCGATCGTCgaatattaatcgattaaCTAAAAAATGTAGATAATGACAAAATGCAAGAGAAACAGAATTAAAAGTGATGATAAATTTCGATCAATTAGCCAGTGTAAAATTTCCCATCCATTTAATATTAGAACTATCAGAGTGTTTCGAATAACTCATTCATCACTTcccatagaaattttatatatatttgatcgATCAGTAACGGTGATCGAAATGAGCAATCCGTTATTTTccgtaaaaattttacaaatttaccaACGCCGAAATGACCAATCTGTAATGATTCGACTCGTACAAATTTTCTAGATTTACGACGGCGAATATCGCGAATTTTCTGTCACTTTTGCGCGAAATCCACGGATGAACGAtggatagaaaatatttcgtaaaaaataaCGGAAGACCGAGGAAGATATCGTAGGTTATAAATAAAGATCGCGtatgttttacattttaaacaGAACCAGCATAATTCTTAATCGAAACAACGTTCGTCTATCTACATCGGAGAACCATTAATTCAAACGTTGTTTAAATGCCAATATCGCGAATGACTAAACAAAAATACCGATAGCCTGTGGTACATTCGTCCATACATTACGCTTTAATTTCTCTGACGCGAGTTTTATCCCTCGATAGTTCTAATGTTAAATTCCACCTGCCGTTTTTTCCATGCCTTTGTGTTCTTTCGATAATGACTTTTCACTCGATACGCAGCCCCTTTGAACGCGATCGATCGGTTCActcaaagatacattttgcCGAGCGTCGCGAatgagaaaagagagagagagagagtagcCAACGAACGAGGCTGGCTGGTCGACAATTAGTTTGATTAACTCACCTCGAGCGG
Coding sequences within:
- the LOC132905308 gene encoding protein rhomboid, with amino-acid sequence MDVEAALLENSPTLSTISSDCTDTTYSGPGSPYSPESPIIVTSSYKKTKDDEITPRPTPRHPLPPRKPNFRIRPPYLMICISIIEIAVHCLGDEATLRRWLVYDPRQRVQGWRFVSYMLLHSNALHLALNVVIQLVLATPLEVEQGRIGVATIYLGGGVCGALGASLLQPSLFLVGASAGVYALLTSHLAHLYLCHGELRYAGWRLGAVLLLASADVASLPIPALLGCGRVGWAAHVAGALAGPLLGLAVFPNQSKKDARGRRFVRFVRLLSAISVMLLVVGAILGNIYVIALPQLRKPS